Part of the Puntigrus tetrazona isolate hp1 chromosome 10, ASM1883169v1, whole genome shotgun sequence genome is shown below.
CTGGAGCTGGATGGAGGGCAATGGGGAATTCGAACGATAGTGCCTGCCTAGGTCAGGGCTTCCAGGCGGATATGTCAGAGGCAAATGGATCCTGGGGCTGTCATTGACCCCATCAAGGTTAAATTTCAGACTCTTTTGAAGGCTGACTTCCTCATCCTCTCCAAGAGGTTTAGGTGACTTTGGTGGCTTACCTTTTTTACCCTTTCTCCCTTTGCCACTTTTTGGACCTTGCTTGGGGGCATACAAATCTTTGGTCTCTTTCTTGCCAGCCTGATAACCACTTTTAGCTTCTCTTTGAAGGCGATGCCTGATGAAAACCACAACAACAATCACAGTGACCACTCCCGCCACTCCAGCTAAACTGCCATATACAATGTTGCTTCTTTGGGCAGCCAAACCATAATCTGGGTCTCCTGCAATGTCCATGTCCAGTGGGGTGTACAAGCTATGCCCCACAAGCGCCTCCACGTGACTTACATTGGCAATCGTTTCATTTACGTAAATGTGTACCAAGGCAATGGCGTGGCGGGAGGGTTTGCCTCTATCGCTCACTTTTATCACCAGTCGATGCAGACCACTGTGTTTGCGAGTTAGTTCCTTGGTTAATGTGATTTCGCCATTAGATGGAGAGATGTAAAATAGGTCATGTGGATTTCCCCCAGCAATGCTATATACTAGCTCAGCATTCGAACCGGAATCAATGTCCTCTGCTTCGACCACTTCCACAACACTGTCTGGAGCAGCCATGGGAGAGAGACGTATGAAGGATGAGTTAGATGGTTTGGTAACAACAGGTGCATTATCATTCTCATCGAGGACATTGATGGTCACACCAACATAGGAGGATCTTGGTGGATCCCCTCCATCTACAGCTTTCAAGCGGAATGTGTAActgctctccttctctctgtcaAATGAGATACTGGACAGAATAGTGCCAGTCCCATTCTGGATTACAAATTTGCCTACATCGGGTTCCACAGAAAGTAGCACTTGAGCATTCTCGCCCTCGTCCATGTCCTGTACTGTAACCATGCCAACAGGGCTAAGGGGTGGCATGTTCTCCAAGACTGAGAAGCTGTATCCACTCAGCATAAACTTTGGATCATTGTCATTCCGATCAAGCACCTTGATCACAACTGTAGCAGTACCCCTGTGACTGGGAACCCCTTTATCTGCTGCAGTAACACGGAACTCGTAGCGCTCCTTGTGCTCACGATCAAGAGGGCTCCGAGCACGTACTTCACCTGAGTTAGGGTCAATCTCAAAAAGTCCTCTTGTTGAAGAGTCCGCAATAATGCTGTAGACCAGCTCTGCATTAGTGCCACTGTCTGCATCTGAGGCAATTACATCTACCACTTTTTCTCCTGGCTGGTTCTCCTCAGCAAACTCTACTTCAAACAGAGTCGGTGAGAATATAGGGGAATTGTCATTTGTGTCAGTCACTTGGACTTTTAGCGAGTTAGTGCTGGACAGAGCAGGATTGCCTGAATCCACTGCCACTATCTCCACACGGTATTCCCTAACCCTTTCATAGTCCAGAGGTGTTGTGGTCTGCAGAAAATACTTCCTCTTGTTGTCAACTGATGAATCACTGGCTGGCCGAAGCTGGAAAGGAACATCACCAGCAACCACACAGGTCACCACGGCATTCTCTCCCTCATCCTTGTCTGAAACCTGTACCAGTGCCACTGCAGTGCCTACAGGCATATCCTCTGAAATGTTTGCTACTCCATCACTATGGGTCACAAGACCAATACCTCGAATCTCCACTGCTGGTGCATTGTCATTCTGGTCGGTTACATCAATAGAAACATATGTTTTCGAACTTTTGGGTGAAGGGCCTTTGTCTCGTGCAACCACATAAAACTTCAAATTGTTGATCTCCTCACGATCCAGTGGGCCTTTAAC
Proteins encoded:
- the pcdh1a gene encoding protocadherin-1; the protein is MDLPVVLFLLWGLLLDLLTGAVGGILYRVHEEQPPSTLIGSLAADQGLPDTGHLYKLEVGAPYLRVDGKTGDIFTTEIPIDRETLKDCRNKGKPCFLEFEVSVTDLIQNQSPRLIEGRIEVQDINDNTPQFPSPVLTLSVPENTHVGALFSIPLATDKDTERNGVADYTLTAGPEAVALFGLQVAEDRGEKLPQLIVLGSLDRERKDSYDLTIKAVDGGNPSRYSSALLRVVIADANDNAPQFEKSSYEAEVAENSPIGHSVLQVKANDSDLGPNGEIEYTLHQAIDPVPKLLRIDRSSGIIYVKGPLDREEINNLKFYVVARDKGPSPKSSKTYVSIDVTDQNDNAPAVEIRGIGLVTHSDGVANISEDMPVGTAVALVQVSDKDEGENAVVTCVVAGDVPFQLRPASDSSVDNKRKYFLQTTTPLDYERVREYRVEIVAVDSGNPALSSTNSLKVQVTDTNDNSPIFSPTLFEVEFAEENQPGEKVVDVIASDADSGTNAELVYSIIADSSTRGLFEIDPNSGEVRARSPLDREHKERYEFRVTAADKGVPSHRGTATVVIKVLDRNDNDPKFMLSGYSFSVLENMPPLSPVGMVTVQDMDEGENAQVLLSVEPDVGKFVIQNGTGTILSSISFDREKESSYTFRLKAVDGGDPPRSSYVGVTINVLDENDNAPVVTKPSNSSFIRLSPMAAPDSVVEVVEAEDIDSGSNAELVYSIAGGNPHDLFYISPSNGEITLTKELTRKHSGLHRLVIKVSDRGKPSRHAIALVHIYVNETIANVSHVEALVGHSLYTPLDMDIAGDPDYGLAAQRSNIVYGSLAGVAGVVTVIVVVVFIRHRLQREAKSGYQAGKKETKDLYAPKQGPKSGKGRKGKKGKPPKSPKPLGEDEEVSLQKSLKFNLDGVNDSPRIHLPLTYPPGSPDLGRHYRSNSPLPSIQLQAQSPSASQKHQAVQELPAANTFVGTGGDDNSTGSDQYSDYSYKTNQPKYSTKTLPHRRVTFSTANPVQDQQDSSQQSYYDSGLEESETPSSKSSSGPRIGPLALPEDHYERTTPDGSIGEMEHPETDIRSLPDVAMTGNCSQECSELGHSDACWMPGQPSPVRKTRNPPKLSTFVPYQERGSLGRLANGSVRLGGEENRPRLPPSRSAYSSSDHAPSDHAPLEEVPLSVTSEFPPTSPPSNHASKREIYL